The sequence ACGAAGGGCAGCACCCAGGCTTTGTTGATGAGCTGGGCGTTCCAGACGGCGAGGAAGGCCACCAGCGTTTGGAAGAGGTAGAGCGCCAAGGCGAACAGCCGCGAAGAAACCCGGCCGGACCACGCGGCCTTCGAAAACGCCATGCCGCAAACCAGGGGCAGGACAACCAGCAGGAGCAGCTTTAGGTAGAGGTCGGCCAGGTTCATGCCTCGGCCAGCCACTTGTACAGAACCAACGCATCGACGAACCCGTGCCCTGGATGGTTGAACGCCTTCGGCAGGCGGCCGACCGTCTCGAAGCCCAGCTTGTTCCAAAGGCGCACGGCGACCTGGTTGGTTGAAATGACCAGGTTGAATTGCATGGCTTTATAGCCCAGTTCGAGCGCCATCCGCTGCGAGTGTTCGCACAGGGCCGTGGCCACCCCCCGGCCCCGGCCTTCGGGCGCAACCATGTAGCCGCAGTTGCAGACGTGGCTGCCGCCTCCCCCGGTGTTGGGCTTGATGTAGTAGGTGCCGAGGATTCGCCCGTTCGCTTCCGCCACGAAGGTTTTTTGCGGCACGTGCATCCATAGCCGCTCGCCTTCCGCCTTCGAGAGGTCGCGCGGATAGGGGTAGGTTTCGCCGGCGGCGGCGACCTGTTGGACAATCGGCCAGATGGCCTCGAAATCGGCGGTGGTGGCTTCCCGGATGATCATCGTTTTCTAGGGGTGGGCGGCCAGGGGTTCGCACAAGGCCCTGAGGTTTTCTGCGGGGGTGCCGGCGGGAATCTCGCAACCGGCGTTAACGAGGAAGGGATTGCCCGCCTGGCGGTAGGCCTTGAGCGTTGCTTCGCGAATGACTTCCGGCGTTCCGTTGCGCACCACGGAAACCGGATCCATGTTGCCGGCAAGGGCCACCTGGCCGCCCAGGGTTTGGCGGACGGTTGCGAGGTCGACCATGTGGTCGACATCGAGGATGTCCACGCCGAGGTCGGCCATGCCGGGGAGCAGGTGGGTGATGTTCCCGCAGATATGGAGTTTGGCGAATGCGCCGGCATCCTGAATGGCTTTAACGAGCTTCTTCTCGCGCGGTTGGATCAGGTTTCCATAGGTGCCGGGGTCGACCTGGCTGGCGATGGCGTCGCCGATGCCTATCGTGTCGCACCCCGCCTCGATCTGCGCGCGTGCAAAGGCAATGGCGGTTTCGAGGCAAAGATCCATCAGGTCGCAGGCGAAGGCTTCGTCGTCGAGCAGGTCGATCATGAACGGCGTCATGTTCCGCAGGTCGGCGGCTTCGGCGGCCGGGCCTTCAACCCAGCCGAGGATGGAATATTCGCCGCCGAAATTCCGTTTGTAGGTTTCCACCGCCTTGATCCGGTCGAGCATGCGCTCCGATTCCCGTGGGTCGGGGCGGGCCAGGGCGGAAAGATCCTTCGTGCCTTCAAGCGGGTGCGTGCTGCGGGGCGGGCCGTCGGGAACATACCGCACGGTTGCGCCATAACCCTGGGTTTCGCGGTAGGGATCGGAGATGCAACTGAGCTGGTCGAATCCGAATTCTTTTGCGCATGTTGCGTTTGCCTCAACCAGCACGCGGTGGTCGGCGGCGAAGGCGGCGTAGTTGGAGCCAACATGCTCTGCGGCAAACTGCATCAGGATCGGTGTCCGTGGAACAAAGTCGACCGGTTCGCCCTTGAGCATGGCCCTGTACCGTTCGAATCCGTTCACGTTAGCGCATCCTGTAGATCATGAAACTGCCGATGATGTAGAAGGCAATGACCGGGGCCCAGGCACCGACCCAGGGCAGGACAACCATCTGTTTCGCGAGGTATTCGAGAACAAACTGGGATCCGTAGAAGCCGAAGAACATGGCGATGGCCATCATGATGCCGGCGAATGCCCCTTTTCGGCCCGTGTGCGCGCCGACGGGAATGCCGATGATGACGGCGATGATGCAGAAGAACGGCATGGTGAGCTTGTGGTGGAAATCGGTTTCGTATTTGGTGAGTGTTTCCGGCGAGAGGAAGCCGTGGGTCCGGATATATTTCAGCAGTTCGAGCGAAGACTGATGCTCGGCGCTTTTGGCTTCGCCCATGAAGTCCTCGGGGATTTCATGCACGTTGCGCATTTCGCGGGTGTGGAATTTTTCGGCGGGGCCGAGCGGGTTCCCCTCGTTGTCGTAGCGCTGGATCAGGTTGTTGCTGGTGTCGAAGCGCTGGATGGTGCCATCCTCGAACCACCAGCGCCCGTCGAGCCAGCGCCCTTTCTTGGCGGTGATCTTGGCGATGTCGGAGCCATCCGCGCGCCGTTGGCGGAGCGTGATGCCCTCCATGGTGTAGGTGCGCGTGTCGAAGCTTTCGATATACCAGGTGTGCCCGGAGGAGGGGTTGCGGTAGGGGATTTTCTCGAAATAGACATCCTCCGAATCGTATTTCTGGCTTTCGAGCAGCTGGTGCGCGCGGTAGGCGAACTTGGGGCCCGTGTATTCGTTCACCACGGCGGTGAACAGGAAGCAGAAGAAGCCCATCAGCATGTAGGGGCGGACAATGCGGTAGATGCTGACGCCGCTGGCGCGCATGGCGACG is a genomic window of Pontiella desulfatans containing:
- a CDS encoding GNAT family N-acetyltransferase; translation: MIIREATTADFEAIWPIVQQVAAAGETYPYPRDLSKAEGERLWMHVPQKTFVAEANGRILGTYYIKPNTGGGGSHVCNCGYMVAPEGRGRGVATALCEHSQRMALELGYKAMQFNLVISTNQVAVRLWNKLGFETVGRLPKAFNHPGHGFVDALVLYKWLAEA
- a CDS encoding uroporphyrinogen decarboxylase family protein — protein: MNGFERYRAMLKGEPVDFVPRTPILMQFAAEHVGSNYAAFAADHRVLVEANATCAKEFGFDQLSCISDPYRETQGYGATVRYVPDGPPRSTHPLEGTKDLSALARPDPRESERMLDRIKAVETYKRNFGGEYSILGWVEGPAAEAADLRNMTPFMIDLLDDEAFACDLMDLCLETAIAFARAQIEAGCDTIGIGDAIASQVDPGTYGNLIQPREKKLVKAIQDAGAFAKLHICGNITHLLPGMADLGVDILDVDHMVDLATVRQTLGGQVALAGNMDPVSVVRNGTPEVIREATLKAYRQAGNPFLVNAGCEIPAGTPAENLRALCEPLAAHP
- a CDS encoding LptF/LptG family permease, with product MKILVRYLFMNLLMPLLYLLLAFSLLFIIGDLMDNADEFFSSKASLAMMAHYYSLQLPSMVIFIVPICLLLATLYSLSMLTRHSEIVAMRASGVSIYRIVRPYMLMGFFCFLFTAVVNEYTGPKFAYRAHQLLESQKYDSEDVYFEKIPYRNPSSGHTWYIESFDTRTYTMEGITLRQRRADGSDIAKITAKKGRWLDGRWWFEDGTIQRFDTSNNLIQRYDNEGNPLGPAEKFHTREMRNVHEIPEDFMGEAKSAEHQSSLELLKYIRTHGFLSPETLTKYETDFHHKLTMPFFCIIAVIIGIPVGAHTGRKGAFAGIMMAIAMFFGFYGSQFVLEYLAKQMVVLPWVGAWAPVIAFYIIGSFMIYRMR